The sequence ACAGGCTTGCCAATGTAGTGAAAGTCGTCAACAACAAGTGTGTATCCATTCTCCCCTATAAATTCAAGTAACTCAGTGCCGTCGGGGCCATCATATTGATTAATTTCGCTTTGAGATTGCCCTGTAGATAGGCTCCCATCAATCCCTCCTTTTGCATTAAGTAGCAGAGGTACTTGCAATCCAGCTTCCGACTTGCCTGTAAGTTGTGAGGTTCGTGTAGCTTGTGTAGAGATAGATCTGGATGAGGGTAGTTGCAATTTTTTGCGAACTTTTTGCCAAAATACTGATTCTTCGTTTATGCCTCCTCCAGTAACAAGGAGCATTTTCTCTTTGCCTATTACACTTTCACAGAGAACAGTTTTACCGCTTTTGGATGGTCCAGAAACAGAGCAAATAAAACCTCGTGTCGCGATAGCCTGTGAGAGGCGTTGTTCAAGCTTAAGTTGCTCCCGCTCGTTGTAAGTGTATTCCGGCAAAAATCCTGGAGTGAAAACGACGTTTGCTTGCATAGGTCTCTTAAGGCATCACAGATATGCTTAACACTATGCTAAGAGCTGAGTACGTTTTATGCCAGCTAACAATCTCAATTTAGAGAGAAAGTTTCGGTTTTAGAACGATCGCAAGAAACCTTCCGCATCTCTCAACAAAGCTACGCCAGTTTGCATCAGCGCTTATCTCACATACTAGAGCCGTCACAAGATCTTGATATATCAACCAGCCAATACGGTTGAACTTGTGGCGTACCTGAAGTAAGTTATTTTTGCGGGGAATGATTTCAGGCGGGGGCCTGAGGAGTTGCACCTCCTCAAGCCCCCTAATCGTCCCAACTTAAGCAAGGTAAGCTGCGACGACTGGACTCATTCTAGTTCCGGTCTCTTGCTTCACCACAACGAGGGATCTGAATAGTTCCCCGTTTTCTTTACCGAAAACGGAGACAACCCGAATGTTTGTAGACAACACCCCAGAGGGCAACGGCCCCGACACCTTCGCTCTGCCCACCTATCGGCAAGAGACCCTACGCCATATTTTGCTAGGCGACTACAGTGCGCTGATCGATGGCATCAACCATCTAGCCTCGCTGGGCTACTGCGACAGAGTCGCCTGGTCAGAGCCCATCCCCACCGGGCGCAGCGGCGAATATATCAGCGTCATGACCCGCCGCCGAGGGGTGACCAGGCCCTAACGCACCAGTGGCACCCAGCAGCCTCACAGCGGTTGGGTGCCGCTCGGTCACAGGCAAACCAGCGACGATCAGGCCATCGGCCACACCCAAACGGCTGAGCGCAAGCTTTCCCCCACCCAAAGCCTCCTATGATAGAGGGCGGCGATTCTCGTTAATCTGAGCGGCCCACAGTGACCATGTCAACACCTCCCGATGCCCGCCGCTATGCCCCCGCCACCGAGCGCAACCGCGAACCGATCTTAGCGGTGCTCCAGCGGGTGCTGCCCCCCACCGGCACCGTGCTCGAAATTTCCAGCGGCACCGGAGAGCACGCCGTTTTCTTTGCGCCTCGCCTTACGCCTCGGCAGTGGTTGCCCTCCGACCTCGACCCCTTGGCCCGCGACAGCATTGTGGCCTGGCAAGCCGCTGCCCCTGCCGAAAACCTGCATCCGCCCCTAGCGCTAGATGCCGCCGCTCCCCTATGGCCAATCGAATCTGAAAACGTCAAAGATGCGCTGACCGGGCTAGACTTGCAGCGCTATCCCATCACCGCCCTAGTCAATATCAATATGATTCACATTTCGCCCTGGGCGGCCTGCCTGGGGTTGCTGGCAGGGGCGGGGCGAATTTTGCCGCCCGGCGGTATTTTGTACCTCTATGGCCCCTACAAGCAAAACGGGCAGCACACCGCCCCTAGCAATGCGGCGTTCGATGCTAGCTTGCAGACCCAAAACCCTGACTGGGGCGTGCGCGATTTAGAAGTGGTGGTCACCGCCGCCAAAGCCCACAATCTCGCCCTAGTCGAAACCGTAGCCATGCCCGCCAACAATCTTTCGGTGATATTCAGGGCGATCGCTTAGGAGACAGAAAAGAAGATCCCCGCTTTACTCGGCGACTGTAGCCACCGTAGCGATTATCTTCTTTGTCAAGCTCATCCTGCTATGCGATTAGCCTCGGCGGGATGGCAGCGGAAATCAAGCCAGGAGCCCTGCCTGCATCAGACAGAGTCTTGCTGTTCCTTATGTGGCGGCGGGCAGGGAGCAAGCCGGAGCCTGCCAGAGGGTGTCATGTTCTACCATGGCATTGAGAATAATCACCAGTTTGTGCATGCAGGCCACCAGGGCAACCTTTTTGAGTTTTCCCCGCTGCAGCAGGCGCTGGTAGTAATCGCGAATGACCGGATTATGGCGAGTGGCGACTAACGCGGCCATGTAGAGGCCTGTGCGCACGGTGGCTCGACCGCCGCTAATCATCCGCTTACCCCGCATCTGGCCGCTATCGCGGTTGAACGGGGCGAGGCCACACAAGCTGGCTAGGCGCTTCGCTGAGATCTGTCCTAACTCGGGGAGTGAGGCCAAGAGGAGCCCCGTCGTCACAGCCCCAATACCCGGCACACTGGTGAGGATCTCGCGGGTGCGCTGCCACTGATCGCTCTGGGCGATGAGCTGCTCAATCTGGGTATCGAGGTCTTGGATCTGTTGCTTGAGCCAGTCAATATGCTGCTCAATGCTCTGACCCGTCCTGGCTCGTGCTGAGCGTTGCCGGGCTTTTTCGGCACTCATCATCTCGACGAGTTGCTGCCGTCGCGTGACGAGGTCTTGAAGGTGTTGACTGGCCTCACTCGCCATCGCCCGTACCTCTGGACGGATGGCATCGGCAAAGTGAGCCAACACCTCGGCATCAATTTTGTCTGTTTTAGCCATGCGCCCCGTGGCCCGGGCAAAATCACGCACTTGACGTGGATTCACCACAACGGCGGGCCAGCCCTCCGCCATCAACGTTCGCGCCGCCAGGGCTTGATAGCCCCCGGTCGCTTCCAGCACAATCAGACTCGTCTCGCGACGAAACGCCGTTAACGCCTGTAGCAACTCTCTTAAACCAGAGTCACTGTTGGCCACCTGAACGCTTAATCCAAGTGGACGGACGTACACATCTAAGGTGCGCTTGGATACGTCAATGCCAACCCATTGATGCGCTTGTGATAGTTCAGTCATGGTTGTATCCACCCGTGTAGGAGGTTAATCTGACATCACTCGTCCTTGCTCGATACGGAGTCTAAGCTCCTGGCGATTTTGCGAGTTAACTTCAGAGGTGTGCAGCGACCCATGCTACGTTCGGTTTTGGACAACCTAGGGTGGGACGGTCTGCCACACACCTCTAAAGATACAAGGGTGGGCACTGCCCACCATGAGGGAGAACGTTTTCCAGAAGTCGCCTTAGCCGATCGACCCTTCGTTAAACTAAAGGCAACCCGCATTCTGAGGTCGCCATGATTGTCAGCAGCCTTCAGTTTTTAACCAGCGACGCCACCTACCAAGACCTAGCCCTGCGCTGTCAAGAATATTTGCACTACCAGCAGCGAGGCTGGGCCGACCAGCGGGCGTTAGCCGAAGATATGCTGTTCAACCTGCTGGTAGAGTACCTGGTCGACGCTGGGGTGCCTCGCTCCAAGGCCGAGCATTTCTGCACCGACGGCGACAATCTCACAGAATTGGCCCTACGGATTGCTTCGACCCTTGGCCCGGCTGTTGCCTAAATTTCGGAGCGACTGGGAAGATGCTGTGGAGGGTGCGATCCCTTACCCCTGGTTAGCAGTCGAGCTGTGCCCCAGACGGAGCTGCTCGAGATCGCAATGGCTGGTGCTAGTGGGCAGAGTATGGCCCTAGATAATTTGCTGGCTGTGGAGAAAGAAGTACACTATCCGGGCCAAACTGAGGCCAATAAACGACACCAAAACGATGGTAATAGAGACGCTGACAATATCTCGAACAGCTTTCATGGGCCTAGTAAAGCGCTATGGTTGATCAGTATTCTCCCCTGGAGAGGGAAGCTGAGGGCCAAATGCTCATGAATCGTCGCAGCTTTTTGGCGGGGGCCGGTGGGGTAGCCCTGGCTACTTTGCTGGCCGGATGCCAGCGATCGAGTGCCGCTAATTTGCGGCTGGCCATGCTAGCCAATGCTGTACCTGCGCAGTTGCTCAGAGCCTTTCAGCAACAGCCCGAGGACACCATTACCGTTGCCGTTACCCCCGAAGAGTCGTTGCTGGGTCTCTATACCCTGCTGCAAACTTGGCAGAGTCAGGCGCAGGGGACCGCTCGTGCTCCGGTGGCCGATTGGGTCAGTCTGGCCGACTATTGGCTGGCCCCAGCCATTCGCCAAGGGCTGGTGCAGCCGCTAGCGGTTGACTCCCTCCGCGCTTGGGATGACCTGGCGGCGGTGTGGCCAGAGCTAGTGCGCCGGAGCGAAACCGGTCTGCCCAGCCCCGATGGCAGTATTTGGGCTGTGCCCTATCGCTGGAGCCACTTGGTATTGCTCTACGATCCTAGCCGGTTGCCGCGCGATCGCAATCAACTCAGCACCTGGGCCGATCTACTGCGCCCTGAGCTAACGCGCCGCGTGATTTTGCCCGACCACCCGCGCCTGGTGCTGGGCTTGGCCCAAAAAGCGCTGGGGGCCTCGGCCAACAGTGAAACTCCGGCGACGGGGCTAGAGGCTTTCTACCACGATCTGCACCAGCAGGTGCGAGCCTACGACGCTAATCATTACCTCGAAAGTTTGCTGATTGGCAATGCCACGGCGGTCGTGGCCTGGTCCGACGATGTCTTGCCCATGGTGAAGCAATATCGGCACCTGGCCGTAGCCGTGCCGCCGGAGGGAACGCTGCTCAGTGCTCAGCTCTGGGTGCGACCCCAGGTGCTAGAAGCCACTGCCAATGGGTCGTCCTTGGCTGACGATTGGCTAGATTTTTGCCTCAACGACGACTTTGCTACCCAGTTGGCTATCTTTGGCCAAGCTACCTCTACTCGGTTGTGGGGTGTAAGCCCAGATCAGCTGCCCGAGCCCCTACAAGAGCCGCGCGGGCTGGCGTTGCCCCCCACTGTGGCTGAGCAGAGCGAGTTTTTGCTTCCCCTTGGGGCCGAGTCTGAAGGGCGCTATCTCGACCTGTGGAAGACGGTGCGGAGTTAGGGGCGATCGCTCTGGTACTTATCGCTCTGGTACCTACAGTCTGCTATCGGCGGCAACAGACTGGGCGGTGGGTGTTGCCAACTGCTGACGACGTTCGCTTTCGGCGACCAAATTGCGCTGGAGCTGTACAATCAGCCCCGCATTTAAATTGGCAGAGCAGGTGAGACCAGGCGTTAAGGCGACCGACGCTTCGCTGGGCTGAGGCTCAAAATTGCAGGCGTAAAGCCCCACCAGACGGTAATTACGGGTGTTGCCCTGAAAGAATCGTAGGTTGTAGCCAAAGTCTCGAGCCGCTGTGCCAAACTGGTTTAGCACGGCGTAGCGCTCGTTATAGGTCAGCACTGACCACATTTGAGGGTTGACCATGACATCAACTACGGTCGTAGCTGAGTCTTTAATTTGGTAAGAAATCCAAGATTGCACCAGACGGCGACCGCCGAGGTGAGAAGTCAACGAATCGCGGCTCCACCAGAGGCTGGGCAAGGTCATGGTATCGGCGGAGGCGCGGCGGCTGTCGCTAGAGAGAGAGCCGTCGATAATGCGTTGGGTAAAGTCGTCACCGGTTTGCAGACTAGCGGTGGGAAACATCAGCAGTTGGCAAAGGGTTTCGCTCAGCTGACGCGATCGCCCCGGCCAGTACGTTGACAACATATCGCTAGGGCAGCAGGCCGCATCGGTGGTAGCGCTAGCAGAATCAGATCCACAGACCTCTTCCCCCGCCCGACTGGGGGCTGCGGTTCCCGCTAGCAGCATGCCAGCGATCGCTAGGGGTAGGCAAAATCGTTGTACCTGTGGCGAATAGCCTAGTTGCCTACCCATAATCCTGCCCCCTTAGGGTTCTTTAAACAAAAATCAACCGGCTGCGATGCACGTGCTGTAGGGTTACGCTCTGATTCGCCACCTGCTCAATTAGAGTCACGACGTGCTCTGGACGCAGCAGGTTCCCATCGTTGCGGCAGTTGCCGACTACCCTTAGCCACACACTCTCCCCTTCTCTAGGATACTTCAGGCTCGGGGGTAAGGACTGATCCGGGGTAACTAGCGAGAGTTCGTGCAGCCGCTCTCGCAGGTTGACTATTTGAACCTTGCCAGACTTGGTGGTCTTCTCCCACGGCACCTCCTCTAGGGCCAGAATGGCGTTGATCCAGCTCTCCCAAGGGGCAATAGTATTGGGCTCTGGCGCAAACTGTAGGTAGTATTCGGCCCGGTCGAGGCATTTGGTCGCCGAGGGCTGATCAAGGGGCACCTCAGTGACGCCATAGAGGGGAATTTCGTCGGGGAGCTGAGCGGCGAGCCGCTGCAGAAAGTCGTCGGGGGCGATCGCCCTCATCAGCTCAAAGTCGACCACTTCACCACTGCTGGTGGCCCCTAGGGGCAGGGCATTGGCCGGTGACAGTCGGGGGCCAGGGTGAAAGCCGCCGGTAAAGGCGATGGGTAAGCTGGCCCGTCGCAGGGCACGGTCAAATAGACGCACTAGATCTAAGTGACCGATTAGAGCCATGGTCCCCAGCTTGCCCAGGGTCACTCGCAGCCGCTGCACCCGCTCGGAGTTGGGCTGTCCGTGGCCCGCAAAGGCCGGAATCGGCAGCGGCGGTACCACTACATTGTGGCCAAAGTCGGGGCCACACACGCCGCAGTGGCTACAGCCCTCAAAGGAGCAGTCGGGCACCGTGGCGGCTTCGAGGGCGCGCAGCAGGTCTTCTTTGAGCCAGGTTTTGTCGATGCCTGTGTCCAGGTGATCCCAGGGCAGAGGGGCGTCTAGGCTGGCGCGATCGCTCCCGCTATCCGTAACATCGGTGTCCATCACGTTCCATTCGCCCTGGTCTACCTTGCGGTACTTCCAGGTCAGCCCCGCCTCGTCAATGGCCTGGGTCCAAGCCCCAAAGGCCTTCTCTATGCTTTCCCACCAGCTGTCCATGCCAGCGCCCAGTTCCCAGGCGCGGCGCACCACCGAACCCAAACGGCGATCGCCCCGGCCCACAAAATCTTCCATCGCCGAAATCCGCACGTCGGTGAAGTTCACCTTGGCCCAGCGCATCTCGCTAAACTCGGCCCGCAGCAGCCGCTGCTTACGGCGAAACTCTTCGGTCGAGACGGAGTGCCACTGAAAAGGGGTGTGGGGCTTGGGGGTAAAGTTGGAGATCGTGATATTGAAGGTCAGAGGCCGCCGCCCCTTGATGTAGCAGGTCTGGCGCAGCCAGCGCACGGTCTCGGCGATGCCCAGCACATCTACATCGGTTTCGCCGGGCAGGCCAATCATAAAGTAGAGCTTTACCCGACCCCAGCCCTGCTCGTGGGCAGTCTTGATGCCGCGCAGCAGTTCTTCGTTGGTCAGGCCTTTATTGATGATGTCGCGCATCCGCTGGGTACCCGCCTCGGGGGCAAAGGTTAACCCGGTGAGGCGGGTGCCGCCGATGATATTGGCGATGTTTTCGTCGAACCGGTCGACCCGCTGGCTGGGCAGCGACAGCGAAATATTTTCGTCCTTGAGGCGATTTTTTACCTCGACCCCCACCGCTGGCAGGGCCAGATAGTCAGAACAACTCAGCGACAGCAGCGAAAACTCGTTGTAGCCGGTCTTGCGCATGCCGGTTTCAATGGCGTCAACCACCGCCTCAGGCTCTACGTCGCGGGCGGGGCGGGTCAGCATACCCGGTTGGCAAAAACGGCAGCCCCGCGTGCAGCCCCGGCGAATTTCTACGGTCAGGCGATCGTGCACGGTTTCGACGTAGGGCACCAGGCCCATGGCGTAGGCCGGAATCGGAGTGGCTACCCGCCGCAGCACTCGCGTAGGCACATCGGGCCGGTTGGGGTGTACCGAGCCGTCGTCGGCCATATCGTAGAAGCGGGGCACATAGACCCCGGGCACCTGGGCGAGGTCGAGCAGCAGTGCTTCCCGGCTGAGACCAGCGGCCTTACCCTCTTCGAGCACCAGGGCAATCTCAGGCAGCAGTTCTTCACCATCGCCCAGGGCGACAAAGTCAAAAAAGTCGGCGTAGGGCTCGGGGTTAGAGGTCGCTGTCTGTCCGCCGGCAAAGATCAGCGGCCAAGCGCCCTTGTCTACGGCAAAGGCCCCGGCCTGGTCACGCTCTTGCCAGGTGAGGGGAATGCCTGCCAGCGAGAGCATTTCAAGAATATTGGTGGCCCCTAGTTCGTAGCTGAGGCTAAAGCCTAAAATGTCAAACTCGGTCAGGGGGCGCTGCGACTCTACCGCAAACAGAGGCGTGCCGGTGGTTTTGAGCTTAGTGGACAGGTCGGCGGCGGGCAGATAGGCGCGATCGCACAGTTGCCGAGGCTGGGCGTTCAAAATGCTGTAGAGAATGATGTGGCCTAAGTTTGAGGCTCCAACCTCATAGACCTCAGGATAGGTCAGTACCCAGCGCACTGCCGCCTGAGACCAGGGTTTGTGAACAGCACCCAGTTCATTACCTAGATAACGAGCAGGTTTTGCAATGTCAGCAGCGACTAATGTATTGATTGATACAGGCACAGCCCAATCACCCTCAAGGATAGAAACACTAGAGCAGCGGTCAACTCGCTCAAAAGGCAGATTGCCTTCGCCAACGGTTAAACCTGCCGCCCTGGTAAGCTAGGCCAATTCCCAGGGCGGGCGCTCTACTGTTCATACTATACCGAGGCAGGGAGTCTGCCTTTGGGACCCGTAGGGGAGAAGCCTAAGCAGCCATGGGCAGAGGCTGGGGTAGCTCGTCGACCATTTCAAAGGCGCGATCGAGCTGAGTCAGCTCAAATACAATCCGAATGGCCGGAGGCACCGAGTACAGGCAGAGACGTTTTTGCAGCTGGCGAGCATGCTTGAGGGCCGACACTAGGGAAATCAGACCGGCGCTGTCAAGGGACTCAACCTGGCTCATATCAACAAATAGGCCACTGGCCAGGTCAGACTGAATTTGCTGCATGAGAGAGGTGTGAAAGGCGTGGGCATTGGAGGCGTTGAGGGAGCCCTCGGCTTGAAAAATAGCCATTTCTTTAGAAGACATAGTCTGCATAATCGATATACTCCAGATCAACGGATACTGACAAGAACTAATTAAACGGGTGAGCTACTTCACGAAGGTAATTCTAATAATTGGCTTTGGGGTGGAGTAGGAGTACGGGTTAGTCATATCTTGATATAGATTCAGACCCAATTAATCTTTCGCCTCCGTGAATCTACCGAAGATATCTCTTACGGTTGATTTGTTTTGTGATCTGAGTCACGGTTTGCTGTGGTCAGTTTCACAATTTTTTTGAGGTGCTGTCACCCGTGAAATGCCTGTTAGGGCGGACAATCAGCAGATATCACCACACCTCAGGTAAATGGTTATGGCCTCCACCTTTTCCATTCGTCGACTGGTTGAGAAAGCCCTGCATAGTGGGCTACTAACCCCTGATATTGAGCAGGGGATCAACGCTGAACTAACCCGTTTGGGCTATTTGCCCATCGGTGATTCTGAAGCTCTAGAGCTCCTGATGTATGAGATGGACGAAGGACGCATTCGCCTGGTTCCAAGAGTGGGCTTTTGTGGCGATCCCCTTCAGCAGACAGTCTCGCCTCTGTTTTGAGCAGACTCTCGCCCCCAACCTAGAGCCCAAGATTAGCTGTTGCCCAGCATTTTTATATCAACTCAGAGATTTCTCTGAGAGGCAAACTTATCTTCATGGAAACTTAACAAAGATCTTCCGGATTTTTAGCCTAGGCCCGGGGCTGGCGATTCGCCGTTCCAGTTTGCCTGGTATTCGGCCCAAAATTGTCGGACAAATTCGGTTACAGTCATCTGTCCAGGGTGAGATATTGGAGAGAGAGTCTGCTCATTGGCTGAGGCTTTGGCCGTTAGAGTTGTCAACAGCGGTATGACGTCGGTATCGAGGGCAGGCTGAAGC is a genomic window of Nodosilinea sp. E11 containing:
- a CDS encoding DUF938 domain-containing protein yields the protein MSTPPDARRYAPATERNREPILAVLQRVLPPTGTVLEISSGTGEHAVFFAPRLTPRQWLPSDLDPLARDSIVAWQAAAPAENLHPPLALDAAAPLWPIESENVKDALTGLDLQRYPITALVNINMIHISPWAACLGLLAGAGRILPPGGILYLYGPYKQNGQHTAPSNAAFDASLQTQNPDWGVRDLEVVVTAAKAHNLALVETVAMPANNLSVIFRAIA
- a CDS encoding TIGR03960 family B12-binding radical SAM protein — translated: MPVSINTLVAADIAKPARYLGNELGAVHKPWSQAAVRWVLTYPEVYEVGASNLGHIILYSILNAQPRQLCDRAYLPAADLSTKLKTTGTPLFAVESQRPLTEFDILGFSLSYELGATNILEMLSLAGIPLTWQERDQAGAFAVDKGAWPLIFAGGQTATSNPEPYADFFDFVALGDGEELLPEIALVLEEGKAAGLSREALLLDLAQVPGVYVPRFYDMADDGSVHPNRPDVPTRVLRRVATPIPAYAMGLVPYVETVHDRLTVEIRRGCTRGCRFCQPGMLTRPARDVEPEAVVDAIETGMRKTGYNEFSLLSLSCSDYLALPAVGVEVKNRLKDENISLSLPSQRVDRFDENIANIIGGTRLTGLTFAPEAGTQRMRDIINKGLTNEELLRGIKTAHEQGWGRVKLYFMIGLPGETDVDVLGIAETVRWLRQTCYIKGRRPLTFNITISNFTPKPHTPFQWHSVSTEEFRRKQRLLRAEFSEMRWAKVNFTDVRISAMEDFVGRGDRRLGSVVRRAWELGAGMDSWWESIEKAFGAWTQAIDEAGLTWKYRKVDQGEWNVMDTDVTDSGSDRASLDAPLPWDHLDTGIDKTWLKEDLLRALEAATVPDCSFEGCSHCGVCGPDFGHNVVVPPLPIPAFAGHGQPNSERVQRLRVTLGKLGTMALIGHLDLVRLFDRALRRASLPIAFTGGFHPGPRLSPANALPLGATSSGEVVDFELMRAIAPDDFLQRLAAQLPDEIPLYGVTEVPLDQPSATKCLDRAEYYLQFAPEPNTIAPWESWINAILALEEVPWEKTTKSGKVQIVNLRERLHELSLVTPDQSLPPSLKYPREGESVWLRVVGNCRNDGNLLRPEHVVTLIEQVANQSVTLQHVHRSRLIFV
- a CDS encoding substrate-binding domain-containing protein, with product MVDQYSPLEREAEGQMLMNRRSFLAGAGGVALATLLAGCQRSSAANLRLAMLANAVPAQLLRAFQQQPEDTITVAVTPEESLLGLYTLLQTWQSQAQGTARAPVADWVSLADYWLAPAIRQGLVQPLAVDSLRAWDDLAAVWPELVRRSETGLPSPDGSIWAVPYRWSHLVLLYDPSRLPRDRNQLSTWADLLRPELTRRVILPDHPRLVLGLAQKALGASANSETPATGLEAFYHDLHQQVRAYDANHYLESLLIGNATAVVAWSDDVLPMVKQYRHLAVAVPPEGTLLSAQLWVRPQVLEATANGSSLADDWLDFCLNDDFATQLAIFGQATSTRLWGVSPDQLPEPLQEPRGLALPPTVAEQSEFLLPLGAESEGRYLDLWKTVRS
- a CDS encoding IS110 family transposase; amino-acid sequence: MTELSQAHQWVGIDVSKRTLDVYVRPLGLSVQVANSDSGLRELLQALTAFRRETSLIVLEATGGYQALAARTLMAEGWPAVVVNPRQVRDFARATGRMAKTDKIDAEVLAHFADAIRPEVRAMASEASQHLQDLVTRRQQLVEMMSAEKARQRSARARTGQSIEQHIDWLKQQIQDLDTQIEQLIAQSDQWQRTREILTSVPGIGAVTTGLLLASLPELGQISAKRLASLCGLAPFNRDSGQMRGKRMISGGRATVRTGLYMAALVATRHNPVIRDYYQRLLQRGKLKKVALVACMHKLVIILNAMVEHDTLWQAPACSLPAAT
- a CDS encoding STAS domain-containing protein, which translates into the protein MQTMSSKEMAIFQAEGSLNASNAHAFHTSLMQQIQSDLASGLFVDMSQVESLDSAGLISLVSALKHARQLQKRLCLYSVPPAIRIVFELTQLDRAFEMVDELPQPLPMAA